Proteins found in one Strigops habroptila isolate Jane chromosome W, bStrHab1.2.pri, whole genome shotgun sequence genomic segment:
- the TAT gene encoding tyrosine aminotransferase: MDSYLIQVNGHRDHAAMLDVHLKTNGNSIPLGKVKGWKPRWAVRASEMSKKTFNPVRAIVDSMKVEPNPKKAMISLSLGDPTVFGNLPTNDEVTWAMKEVLDSGSCNGYAPSVGYQSCREAVAVYYTCPEAPLEAQDVILTSGCSQAIELALAVLANPGQNILVPRPGFSLYKTLALSMGIEVKLYNLLPEKAWEIDLKHLESLVDEKTACLIVNNPSNPCGSVFSKRHLQKILAVASRQCVPILADEIYGDMVFTDCKFKPIATLSTDVPVLSCGGLAKRWLVPGWRMGWILIHDRRDIFGNEIRDGLVRLSQRILGPCTLVQGALERILHRTPPEFYHNTLSILKSNADLCYTALSAIPGLRPVWPDGAMYLMVEIEMEHFPEFENDVEFTERLISEQSVFCLPATCFEYPNFFCVVITVPEEMILEACSHIQEFCEMHYQRAEGAQDLECDK, translated from the exons ATGGACTCATACCTGATCCAAGTGAATGGCCATAGAGATCATGCTGCTATGCTGGATGTTCATCTCAAGACCAATGGGAACAGCATACCACTGGGGAAGGTGAAGGGCTGGAAGCCAAGATGGGCTGTCAGGGCTTCTGAAATGTCAAAGAAGACTTTCAATCCTGTCCGAGCCATCGTAGACAGCATGAAGGTGGAGCCCAACCCAAAGAAAGCCATGATCTCCTTGTCCTTAG GAGACCCGACAGTGTTTGGAAACCTTCCCACAAATGATGAGGTCACATGGGCTATGAAGGAGGTTTTAGACTCAGGAAGTTGCAATGGTTATGCTCCATCTGTTG GCTACCAGTCCTGCCGGGAAGCGGTGGCTGTGTATTACACCTGCCCGGAAGCACCTCTGGAGGCCCAG GATGTCATCTTAACGAGTGGCTGCAGCCAGGCCATAGAGCttgccttggcagtgctggccAATCCAGGCCAGAACATCCTGGTGCCACGGCCTGGCTTCTCGCTCTACAAGACTTTGGCATTGTCTATGGGGATTGAGGTCAAACTCTACAACCTCTTG CCAGAGAAGGCCTGGGAAATTGATTTGAAGCACTTGGAGTCTCTGGTGGATGAGAAGACAGCTTGCCTCATTGTGAACAACCCTTCAAACCCCTGTGGCTCTGTTTTCAGCAAGAGACACCTCCAGAAGATCCTGGCAG TGGCATCAAGACAGTGTGTGCCCATCCTTGCTGACGAGATCTATGGAGACATG GTGTTCACTGACTGCAAATTCAAACCCATTGCAACCCTCAGCACCGATGTGCCAGTCTTGTCCTGTGGTGGCTTGGCAAAGCGGTGGCTCGTCCCTGGCTGGCGCATGGGTTGGATCTTAATTCATGACAGGAGAGACATCTTTGGTAATGAG atcaGGGATGGCCTTGTAAGACTGAGTCAAAGGATCCTAGGACCCTGTACACTTGTCCAAGGAGCACTGGAACGTATCTTGCATCGAACACCCCCTGAGTTCTACCACAACACCCTCAGCATCCTCAAG tccAATGCTGACCTTTGTTACACTGCCTTATCAGCTATCCCTGGCCTCCGGCCTGTCTGGCCCGATGGAGCCATGTACCTCATG GTTGAGATTGAGATGGAGCATTTCCCTGAATTTGAAAATGATGTGGAGTTCACAGAGCGCCTCATCTCAGAGCAGTCTGTGTTCTGCTTGCCAGCCACG tgctttgaGTACCCAAACTTCTTCTGTGTAGTGATCACTGTGCCTGAGGAGATGATCTTGGAGGCCTGCAGTCACATTCAGGAGTTCTGTGAGATGCACTACCAGCGTGCTGAGGGGGCCCAGGATTTGGAGTGTGACAAATAG